One segment of Castanea sativa cultivar Marrone di Chiusa Pesio chromosome 3, ASM4071231v1 DNA contains the following:
- the LOC142626960 gene encoding uncharacterized protein LOC142626960 isoform X2: MTAKEINVPNIGPSSVSTMMINASYAPPYDPTAVIPTSSAFSYPTTSHRADEGINKEKESGESSSGYIFMCNAKTKPECYRYRVFALPMGKLEVVKNIKPGTRLFLFDFDLKLLYGIYNATSNGEKDLEPTAFDGKFPAQVRFNILKDCLPLPLSAFKPAIKDNFLSGFKFRQELSSKQVETLISLFRPITVPPPISAAPPFSNVGPSHSFPAPIMEQGFQPSKRLPPPEESYLSGLHYGHALPVHDRSKQVVPSLHFNHNELGTRVAWVQSPVQPYQAVQQPAFPHHHPAEPHQPYLPEKPFISPQNAYRRSKHSTIYMFLHCPFFSGMLVCLIWSLEIKLLDMEVSIKCHSCQGGVKLFCTLITIGTIRHIQQHLV, encoded by the exons ATGACGGCTAAGGAGATAAATGTGCCTAATATTGGTCCATCTTCTGTGTCCACTATGATGATCAATGCATCTTATGCGCCTCCTTATGATCCTACTGCTGTTATTCCCACTTCATCAGCTTTTAGTTATCCAACTACAAGCCATAGAGCTGATGAGGGGataaacaaagagaaggaaagtGGTGAATCAAGTTCTGGATATATATTTATGTGCAATGCAAAAACAAAGCCTGAATGTTATAGATACCGGGTTTTTGCACTACCAATGGGGAAATTGGAAGTTGTAAAAAACATCAAACCAGGAACAAGGCTCTTCTTATTCGACTTTGATTTGAAGCTTCTTTACGGTATATACAATGCAACTTCAAATGGAGAAAAAGATTTGGAACCAACTGCATTTGATGGGAAATTCCCTGCTCAG GTgagatttaatattttaaaggaTTGTTTGCCTCTTCCTCTGAGTGCTTTCAAACCTGCTATCAAAGACAACTTTCTAAGTGGTTTTAAGTTTAGGCAGGAGCTGAGTAGCAAACAG GTTGAAACTTTAATTTCGCTGTTCCGTCCAATTACTGTGCCACCACCTATTTCTGCTGCCCCTCCTTTCTCAAATGTGGGACCCTCACACTCATTTCCAGCTCCAATTATGGAACAAGGGTTTCAGCCATCAAAGAGGCTGCCTCCTCCTGAAGAGTCATATTTATCTGGGTTGCACTATGGTCATGCCTTGCCAGTCCATGATCGCAGCAAACAGGTAGTACCATCTCTGCATTTCAATCATAATGAACTGGGAACACGCGTGGCATGGGTACAATCTCCTGTACAGCCTTATCAAGCTGTTCAGCAGCCTGCTTTTCCTCATCATCATCCAGCGGAACCACATCAGCCATACTTGCCTGAAAAACCTTTCATTTCTCCTCAAAATGCATATAGAAG GTCAAAACATTCTacaatttatatgtttttgcaCTGCCCATTTTTTTCAGGTATGCTGGTGTGCCTGATATGGTCCCTGGAGATCAAGTTGTTGGACATGGAAGTCAGTATCAAATGTCACAGTTGCCAAGGGGGAGTGAAATTGTTCTGCACTCTGATTACTATAGGCACCATCCGTCACATACAGCAGCACCTGGTTTAG
- the LOC142626960 gene encoding uncharacterized protein LOC142626960 isoform X1, producing MTAKEINVPNIGPSSVSTMMINASYAPPYDPTAVIPTSSAFSYPTTSHRADEGINKEKESGESSSGYIFMCNAKTKPECYRYRVFALPMGKLEVVKNIKPGTRLFLFDFDLKLLYGIYNATSNGEKDLEPTAFDGKFPAQVRFNILKDCLPLPLSAFKPAIKDNFLSGFKFRQELSSKQVETLISLFRPITVPPPISAAPPFSNVGPSHSFPAPIMEQGFQPSKRLPPPEESYLSGLHYGHALPVHDRSKQVVPSLHFNHNELGTRVAWVQSPVQPYQAVQQPAFPHHHPAEPHQPYLPEKPFISPQNAYRRYAGVPDMVPGDQVVGHGSQYQMSQLPRGSEIVLHSDYYRHHPSHTAAPGLAQVNALMPSHALPPPAQSQENLASSYQPNYAVSVLNLLEAHLPVNSSHSLAGATRTYP from the exons ATGACGGCTAAGGAGATAAATGTGCCTAATATTGGTCCATCTTCTGTGTCCACTATGATGATCAATGCATCTTATGCGCCTCCTTATGATCCTACTGCTGTTATTCCCACTTCATCAGCTTTTAGTTATCCAACTACAAGCCATAGAGCTGATGAGGGGataaacaaagagaaggaaagtGGTGAATCAAGTTCTGGATATATATTTATGTGCAATGCAAAAACAAAGCCTGAATGTTATAGATACCGGGTTTTTGCACTACCAATGGGGAAATTGGAAGTTGTAAAAAACATCAAACCAGGAACAAGGCTCTTCTTATTCGACTTTGATTTGAAGCTTCTTTACGGTATATACAATGCAACTTCAAATGGAGAAAAAGATTTGGAACCAACTGCATTTGATGGGAAATTCCCTGCTCAG GTgagatttaatattttaaaggaTTGTTTGCCTCTTCCTCTGAGTGCTTTCAAACCTGCTATCAAAGACAACTTTCTAAGTGGTTTTAAGTTTAGGCAGGAGCTGAGTAGCAAACAG GTTGAAACTTTAATTTCGCTGTTCCGTCCAATTACTGTGCCACCACCTATTTCTGCTGCCCCTCCTTTCTCAAATGTGGGACCCTCACACTCATTTCCAGCTCCAATTATGGAACAAGGGTTTCAGCCATCAAAGAGGCTGCCTCCTCCTGAAGAGTCATATTTATCTGGGTTGCACTATGGTCATGCCTTGCCAGTCCATGATCGCAGCAAACAGGTAGTACCATCTCTGCATTTCAATCATAATGAACTGGGAACACGCGTGGCATGGGTACAATCTCCTGTACAGCCTTATCAAGCTGTTCAGCAGCCTGCTTTTCCTCATCATCATCCAGCGGAACCACATCAGCCATACTTGCCTGAAAAACCTTTCATTTCTCCTCAAAATGCATATAGAAG GTATGCTGGTGTGCCTGATATGGTCCCTGGAGATCAAGTTGTTGGACATGGAAGTCAGTATCAAATGTCACAGTTGCCAAGGGGGAGTGAAATTGTTCTGCACTCTGATTACTATAGGCACCATCCGTCACATACAGCAGCACCTGGTTTAGCACAAGTAAATGCTTTGATGCCATCCCATGCATTACCACCACCTGCCCAATCACAAGAGAATTTGGCATCATCTTATCAACCGAATTATGCTGTTTCAGTCTTGAACTTGCTTGAGGCTCATTTGCCAGTCAATTCTTCACACAGTCTCGCTGGAGCAACCAGAACTTACCCTTAA